Below is a genomic region from Paenibacillus rhizovicinus.
GCCCAGGCGGCAGAGAAGGATCAAGGTAACGTGACGCGAATTTTGGATTTGCTGGAGAAGCGGGCCTACGTAAGAAGAAGCGCCAACCCGAACGATAAACGGTCTACTTTAGTCTATTTGACGCCAGCGGGGAAGGAACTTACAGAGCGGTTGATTCCGCTTGATATTCGGGTGCACGAGGCCGCTGTCGAAGGGCTGACTGAAGAAGAGCTGGCTGTATTCGCACGGGTGCTTGATACAATCGCTCATAATGCGAGTCGAAATGCGATAAGTTAAGTAAAGTTACGTAAGGTGAAGTAAAGTTACCATAAGTAACGTTAAAGTACGCCTGCAAGCGCAACTAGAACCGGAAGATAGGAAGAAGGACAATAGCAATGAATGACAAAGTTGTCATGCCAATCTGGATGTTTGGCGTGTTTATCGTGATTATGAATACGACGATGTTTAATGTATCGATTCCCAGCATCATCAAGGATTTTGACATTACGGCGGACCTGGGGTCTTGGATTATTTCCAGCTACTCCATCGGCTATGCCTTATCGACGATGATCTACAGCCGGTTGTCCGACAGCATTCCGATGCGGAAGCTGCTGCTGATCGGATTGACGATTCTCGGTTTATCCTCGGTATTCGGAATCTTCGCCCAAAGCTTCAACCAGCTGCTTACCGTGCGGATTTTGCAGTCGGCGGGCGCGGGAACGATGGCTGGTCTGGGATTAGTGATGGCAAGCCGTTACATCCCTTATGAACGGCGGGGAAGAGCGATCGCGATGATCTCGACGGGCAGCGCGATGGCGTTCGGTTTCGGTCCGATCATAGGAGGCGTAATCAGCGAGTATTTCGGATTTAACGGATTGTTTGCGGTGACCTGCCTCATTCTTCTGGTACTGCCCGTATTGATGCGGCTGTTGCCGAAAGAAGAACCGAAGCCGATGAAATTCGATGTTCTGGGCGCGTTATTAACGACCGTGAATGTCGTTACGCTGCTGGTCGCCATCATGCAGCGCTCCTTATTCTGGTTCATCGGAAGCCTGCTCTCGTTCTACGTGCATGTATGGCATCTGAGAAAAGCGAAGAACATCACGTTCATCAACCCGGAATTATTCGCGAAGAAAGATTATCGCAAGCTTACGGCGATCGGATTCTGCGTGTTGGTGTTGAATTTGGGCAATCTGTTCTTGATGCCGCTGGCCTTGGCCAACCTGAGCGGAGAATCGGCGATTGTCATTGGACTGACGATTGCTCCGGGCGCGTTATTATCGGCCGTCTTAACCCGGTTTGTAGGGAAGTGGATCGACCGATACGGGAATATTCGGTTTTTGCTGATCGGTCATTGTATTCTGGCCGTTGTGCTGGCGGTGTTTTCTTTTGCGATCGAGGTTTCTCCGCTCGTTATTCTGTGCGGGTATCTATGCTTCTCTCCCTCGTTCTCTGCAACGCTGTCTTCGTTGAACAACGAAACGTCCCGCATCTTGCCCAAGCAACTGATCGGTTCGGGGATGGGCTTGATGCAGCTGATTCAATTTTTCGGCGGGTCGGTTTCCGTTGCGGTATTCGGATTGGTGCTGGCCGTCCAGAAGAAGGTCCCGCTCGGCCTGGCTTACGAAAACGTATATCGGATCCTGCTCGCCGTGTGCCTGCTCTCCCTTGCGATCGGCGTGTGGTACCAACGAACCTCGGGCAAAGCGGAGCAATTGTCGCGGATGACCGCCTAATTAGACTCCGACCTCCTATAGTATGCTAACCGCCTATTTCGGGCGGTTTTTTTGTTGCGAACTTCCTGAATAAAGCTGTCCGTCGTGTACGGAATAGGATTGCGAAATGAACATGAATGACTTAATATGAACTTATAAATTATAAAATAAACTTAAATGAACCTAAAGGAGAATGAAATCATGGAAATCCGTTATGCCTCCCATCCCAATGAAGTAAAAGCTTTCGATACGACTCGCCTGCGCGACGAGTTTCTGATCGAGCAATTATTCGTCCCGGGCAAGCTTGAGCTGAGCTACTCCCATGTGGATCGTTTCATCATCGGCGGCGTCATTCCGGTGAGCGAACCCGTGAAGCTGGAAGCAGATCCGGCGACAATCGGCGCTGCCACTTTCCTCGAACGCCGCGAGATTGGCATTATCAACGTCGGCGCTCCGGGTACGGTTACGGTCGATGGCGAAGTGTACGAGATGGCGAGCAAGGACTGTCTCTATGTCGGACGCGGTGCGAAGGACGTTAGCTTCGCGAGTGCCGATGCCTCCCAGCCGGCTAAGTATTACCTCAATTCGACGCCTGCGCATCAGACCTATCCGACGGTCAAAGCCGCGATCAGCGAAGCGTCCCCGAATCATCTGGGGAGCCAGACCAATTCCAACGAACGCACGATCTACCGCTACATCCACACCGGCGGCATCCAAAGCTGCCAGCTCGTCATGGGCATGACGCTGCTTAAGCCTGGAAGCATGTGGAATACGATGCCGTGCCATACACATAACCGCCGTTCGGAAGTGTATTTCTACTTCGACATGCCGGCAGACGGCGTTGTTTTCCACTTGATGGGCGAGCCCGAAGAGACGCGCCATATGGTCGTTCGCAACGAGCAAGCGGTCATTTCGCCGAGCTGGTCGATCCACAGCGGCGTCGGCACGAGCAGCTATACGTTCATCTGGGGCATGGCCGGCGAGAATCAGATTTTCGAAGACATGGACGCCGTGAAAATGACCGATCTCAAATAAGCGTTGCTGAGCGTTAAGCAAGAAAGCGATGAATCCGCATGAATCCACTACGAAGATACGAGAAAATCATGGACCTGCTGCTGGCGGAACGGGAAGTCACGGTTGCGAAGCTGACGGGCGAGCTGCTCGTGACGGGGAAGACGATCCGGGAAGACTTGGACAGGCTCGAGGCGAAAGGAATGCTGGTGCGCATTCACGGAGGAGCGGTTCTTGCGCAGACGCCTCCGTTAGGATTAGCAGGAGCACGACAAGCGGATACGCCGGTCCGGGAAGCGGCCGAACGGCGGGAGATCGCGGAGGCGGCGATCGCGCTGATCGCGCCGAACGAAGTCATCGCCCTGGATGGCGGGCGGACGACGCTCGAGATCGCCAGGCGTCTCCCCGAGCTGCCGCTTACCGTCGTGACGAACGACGTGCACATTATTGCGGAGCTCGCCCGCAAGGAGCGCATTCGGCTTGTCGTGCCCGGCGGTTATCAGCGGCGCAACATGCTGAGCGGACCGGAAGCCGAGGCGTTCAATCGCAAGTTGAACATTGCCAAAGCGTTCCTGTCCACGACGGGCGTTCATTCGGAGTACGGCTTCACGATCTACGCCAGCGATTCTGCCGGCATCAAGCGGTCATGGCTGGAGACGGCGGCAACGGCTTACGTAGTGGCGGACCATCGCAAATTCGGGCAGGCGGCATTGTTCACGTTCGCCAAGCTCGCGCAGGCGGATGCCATTATTACGGATTCAGGGATGCCGAGCGGAACGGCCGAGTTCTTCCGGCAGGCAGGCGCTCGGCTGATCATACGAGGGAGTGGAACGAATGAGCTTTGATTTGACAGGCAAAACAGCGCTGGTCACCGGTACGTCCGGCGGAATCGGCCAAGCCATTGCGGCAGGCCTTGCGGAAGCAGGCGCGTCCGTCGTGGCGGTCTCCGCATCGAACAGCAACGATACCGTCGCCATCGTGCGCGGGTTCGGAGGCTCGATCGAGCAAATCTCCGCCGACCTGAGCAATGCGGACGGCCTGGAGGACGTGTTCCAAGAGGCGCTCGGCTTCTTCGGCAGCATCGATATTCTCGTCAACAACGCGGGCACGATTCGCCGCACGCCGGCAGCCCAGCATGCCAGGAAAGACTGGTACGACGTTATTGATATTAACCTCAACTCGCTCTTCTTCTTAAGTCAATTGGCCGGCAATCACATGATCGAACGAGGCGGCGGCAAAATCATCAACATCGCGTCGCTGCTCAGCTTCCAAGGCGGCATCAACGTTCCCGGTTACACGGCGAGCAAGCATGCGGTGACGGGCATCACGAAAGCGCTGGCGAACGAATGGGCGAGCAAAGGCATTCAAGTCAACGCGATCGCGCCCGGTTACATCGATACGCGCAACACGGCGCCGCTGCTTGCCGACGAGAAGCGGAGCCAGGCGATTCTGGAGCGCATTCCGGCGGGACGCTGGGGCAATCCGGAAGATTTGAAGGGCCCGGCGGTATTCTTGGCTTCCGCGGCTTCGAACTACATGAACGGCCATGTGCTGTGCGTGGATGGCGGCTGGATGGCGCGATAGCTTCCTGTCCGTTGTCCGCCAGTAATCCGAATGCGTAGTGCGCCCCTATTGGCGCGTCAAATCGATCGTCCAGGAGGAACAGCGGTATGAAAAAGTTGAAATTACTGCAGGACATGCATGAAGCCGGCGTCGTGGCGGTATTGCGGGGCAATTCGCCCGACGAGGTCGTCCGCATGGCGGAGAAAGCCATCGAAGGCGGCATCCTTGTCATTGAAATTACGATGACCGTCCCGTTCGCATGCGATGCCATTCGCACGCTCGCCATGAAGTATCAGAGCCGCGACGCTAGCGGGGATAACTATGCCATCATCGGAGCGGGAACGGTGCTGGATGCCGAGACGGCGAGAGCCGCGCTCTTGGCAGGGGCGGAATTCGTCGTTTCCCCGAGCCTCGACGAGCCTACGGTACGCCTGTGCAATCGCTACAGAGCACCGGTTCTTCCGGGCGCCATGACGGTGAAGGAAATCACCGCGGCGCTCGAGCTGGGAGTCGACGTCGTGAAATTATTTCCGGGCAATCTGTATTCGCCATCGATCATTCCGACGCTGCGGGGACCGCTGCCGCAAGCAAATATTATGCCGACCGGCGGCGTAGGGCTCGAGAATCTGAAGGACTGGGTCAAGGCAGGGGCCTTCGCCGTGGGCATCGGTTCCGATTTGACCAAAGAAGCCGTTGCCAGCGGCGACTTCGACAACATTACGCGCAAAGCGAAAGCCTACATGGAGGCCTACCGCCAAGCGAAGGTGTAGCCGGTATAGCTGGTCGCGGACAGGCAATGCGCATATTTTGAAGTTCATGGGGGATTGGGAATGAGTCAACTGTCGATTGAGATCCACAATGAAGACGGCAGCGTGCTTGCATCGGCTGCTGATGACGTACAAGCCAACCTTGTATACGGTCAAGCCTATGCGCCCGGCGATGCCATCGTCGTCAAGAGCGATGAAGACAAGGTTCATCTGATGATTCAATTGGATGACGCCATGAATCCTGGACTTGTCTATTTCAGCGGGCAAGAATACCGGCTCCCGATTCCGTTCGGCGAGAAGCGTATCTCGTATTCGCCCAAAACCTTTTCGGGCGAGAAGCATGTGCTGCGCGTGCGGCTGGCCACGGAGGAAGAACGATCCGCCTACCGCAATCTGGCGATCAATGAATATGATCACCATGAGAATCAGGTTCTCTATCCGCATGCGCATGCCAACGTGGAAACCCGCGGCGAGGCTGTGTTCGCGGCCCGAAATGCCATTAACGGGAACGTGGTCAACGATTCGCACGGGGAATGGCCGTATGAATCGTGGGGCATCAATCAGCGGGAGGATGCGGAGATCACGGTAAGCTTCGGCCGCACCGTCGTCATCGACAAGGTCGTGCTGACGCTTCGCGCGGACTTCCCGCATGATAACTACTGGGAGAACGTGACGCTCGCATTCTCGGACGGCAGCCAAGAGAAGGCCGATCTGATCAAGACCCATCGCCCGCAAGCGCTAAGCATAGCGCCACGGAAGGTCGAATCCGTTACGCTCAAGAATCTGATCAAATCCAATGATCCTTCGCCGTTTCCGGCGCTCAGCCAGATCGAAGTGTTCGGTCGGGAGTTGTCTTAATAGCCATGCAACAAGAAAGGGCTGTCCCAGAAGTCATCCTAGATGACGATGGGGCAGCCTCTCTGTCTTTAATTATATTAAAAAATACGGGTTAACCTAAAGCGGAGCAGGTCGAATGATTCTGCAGAAGCGTAGGTGAATGCTGCATTTCCCGGCCTACGCCGGTAAACGCAAACCAATCACCTTAAGCAATCGGAAGAACATTCGCCTGCGCAGCTTCTTGGTTAACCCCCCCTAAACCACCCGCTGGAACTGGCTTGTAAACAGTTCATAATACAAGCCGCCGGCTTCGAGCAGCTGGCGATGCGTGCCTTGTTCCGCGATTTCGCCGTCCCGGATGAAGATGATCCGATCGGCGTCTTGAATGGTGCTCAAGCGATGCGCGATCACGAAGCTTGTGCGGCCTTTCATCAACGTACGCATGGCATCGAGGATATGCATTTCCGTCCTCGTATCGATGCTGCTCGTCGCTTCGTCCAGGATCAGTATCGCGGGATCGGCAAGAATGGTTCGGGCAATGGTAAGCAGCTGCCGCTGGCCATGGCTTAAATTGCTGCCTTCCGACGTGAGCAGCGTATCGTAGCCTTGCGGAAGCTTCGTAATGAAACTGTCCGCATTCGCGAGCTTCGCCGCCGCCTCGATTTCCTCATCCGTTGCCTGCAGGCGGCCGTATCGGATATTCTCGCGAATGCTGCCCGAGAACACGTAGGCGTCTTGCAGGACCATGCCGAGCTTGCCGCGCAAATGGTTTTTATCGACCTGGCGAATGTCGACGCCGTCGATCGTAATCGATCCGGCATCAATGTCGTAGAACCGGGTCAACAGATTGACGATCGTCGTCTTGCCGGCGCCGGTCGGCCCGACCAGCGCGATTTTGTCGCCGGGCTTTGCCGCGAAGGATACGTGCTTAAGAATCGGACGTTCCCGGTTATAACCGAAGGTAACCTCGCTGAAAACAACTTCCCCTTTCACGGCATCCAAAATATGCGTATCCCGTTGTTCCTCGAATTCCGTGTCCGTATCCAACACTTCAAAGACCCGCTCGGCCCCGGCGATCGCCGATTGGACCATATTGTATTGATTGGCCAATTCGTTAATGGGGCGGTTAAACTGTTTGGAATACGTCAATAAGCTTACGATAACGCCGATTGTCGTCCAGTCGTGAAGCGCCATCCACCCGCCGACTGCGGCGATGAGCGCGAAGCTCAAGTTATTCACCACGTTCATGACCGGTCCGACCATGCCGGATACGATTTGGGCCTTGATGCCGGCCTGGTTCAAATTCCGATTGATGGCTTGGAATTGCCGAACGGCCGCTGCTTCCCGGCGAAATGCTTTGACGGTATTCTGGCCGCTTACCGTCTCTTCGATGAATCCGTTCAGCGCGCCGAGCGCCTGCTGCTGGCCTTTGAAATTCGTGCGGCTCAGCTCCGCGATCTTCTTCGTCGCAATCCACATCAGCGGAATGCATACCATGCTGACGCCGGTCAACGCCAAGTTCAGCCGCAGCATCATGATGAGCGAGCCGATCAGCGTAATGATGCTGGTCAGCATTTGAATGACGCTTTGGTTCAACGAATTGGACACATTCTCGATATCGTTCGTGGCGCGGCTCATCAGCTCGCCGTGCGAACGGCTATCGAAGAAGGGAAGGGGCAGTGCCTGATAGCGATCGAATACGTCATGCCGCAGCTCTTGGACCGTCCGGCCGGATACGCCCGTCATCACGTACGACTGTACCCAGGACACGATATTGCCCAGTACGTAGAAGCCAAGCATGAACAGGCATAACCGCACAAGGCCGCCGTAGTCGTGCGGAATAATATAGTCGTCTACGGCTTTTCCCATCAGATAGGGACCGACCAGGCCGACGACGGATCCCAGCAAGGTGAGAAGCGTGGCAAGCAGCATGCCCGTGCGTTGTCTGCCCAAGTAGCTCCAAAGCCGCTTGATCGTGGCATACGTGTTTTTCGGCCGCACTTTCGGGGCGATGTTCCTGCCGGGACCGCCTGGGCCACCGGGACCGCCGGGACCGCCGGGACCGCCGATGCCGATCGGGGAGGAAGGCGGCTTCATGCCACCTTGCTGCGTGCGATTAGCGTGCGTTGACATAGGACACATCCTCCTCGTTCCATTGCGAACGATAAATATCTTGATAGATCGCGCTGCTCTGAAGCAGCTGTTCGTGGGTGCCTTCGGCCACGATGATGCCTTGGTCCAGAACGAGAATCTTGTCTGCGTCCACGACCGACGAGATCCGCTGCGCGATGATCAAGTTCGTGCTCTGTTTCATCATCGTTCTGAGCGCCTTCTGGATGCGCGATTCCGTTCCGAGATCCAATGCGCTCGTGCTGTCGTCGAGGATCAAGATGTCGGGCTGCATCAGCAGCGCTCTGGCAATGGCGATTCGCTGCTTCTGGCCGCCGGATAAGTTCACGCCGCGCTGATTCAGGTCCGTGTCATAGCCGTCCGGCAGCAGCCTGATGAACGCGTGCGCAGCTGCGGCTTTGGCGGCAGCCTCGATTTCCTCCAGCGTGGCCTCGGGTCTGCCGAAGCTGATGTTATCCCGGATTTTCCCGCTGAATAGGATCGTTTGCTGCAGCACGATGCCGATCCGGTTCCGCAGCGCGTCGAGCGGAATATCGCCGACGTCGCAGCCGTCGATGATCACCCTGCCTTCTGTCGCGTCATAGAAGCGGGGAATCAAATGGACGAGCGAGGATTTGCCCGCGCCGGTGGCGCCTAATATCGCGACCGTCTGGCCGGGTTCGGCGCGGAAACTGATATTCCGCAGCACATAATCCTTGCGATCGTTGTCGTAGGCAAAGGAGACGTTATCGAAAATAATCTGCCCCGATCGAAGCGCGGCTTCCGCAAGCGGTGCCTCGTTCTCCGGCTGATCGTGCTCAGGCTCCATGTCCAGCACTTCCTGAATCCGGACGGCCGACGCCTGGGCACGGGGGATGAACGACAGCATGTTTCCCAGCATGAGCATGGAGAAGAGCAGCTGCGTAACGTAATTGATGAAAGCGATGAGATCGCCGACGGGAAGGCTGCCCTTCCAAGTCGCCGCGCCGCCGTACCAGAGCACGGCGACGGTGCTGACATTCATGATGAGCATCATGAACGGCATGTTGAGCGCGACGATCCGGCCGGCTTTGATCGCGATGCCGGTAAAGTCCTGATTCGCGCGGGCGAAGCGCTGGCGTTCATAGTCGGCGCGCACGAAGGATTTTACGACCCGGATGCCGGATAGATTCTCCTGGAGAACGGTGTTTACCCGGTCAAGCTTGGATTGGACGCTCGTGAAGAGCGGGAAGGAAGTCCGGATCAACACGAACAGCACGAGGAACAGCGCGGGAACGGCAACGGCCAGGATAAGCGTCAGCTTGAGGCTGATCATGACCGCCATCACCAGGCTTCCGATGACGAGTAGCGGGGAGCGGATCATCCGCAGCATCATCTGAACGAAGGTTTGAACCTGCGTCACGTCGTTCGTCAGCCGGGTGATCAACGAGCCCGCATGCAGTTCATCCAGACGGCGAACGGACAGCTTCTGCACGTGTTGAAACAACCCGTTCCTGAGGTCCGCGCCGAAATTTTGAGAAGCCATGGTGGAGTAGACGGTGCAGCCGGCACCGCCGATTAAGCCGATCAGCGCGACGATGACCATCCAGAGTCCGGTGCTTTGAATAAGGCCGAGATTGCCCTTGCCGATGCCGTCATTCACGATGCGAGCCATCAGCGTCGGCTGGAGCAAATCCATGCTGACCTCGAGCAGCATCAATAAAGGCGCGAATAAAGCGGATTTCCAGTAAGGCTTTAAATAGGATTTCAAGAGCCACATAGCGTCTCACCTCGATGGTTGTATACGTATGTATACGAATTCATTTGTATACAAATGTATACGCGTTTCTATGGCACTGTCAAGATTTGTTTTGCCTGCACGACCGCGATCGGCCAACTTGGTTATTCCGCTGGATGAATAGAAATGTTATTGTATGAAGGTTCGCAATCGCTTCCACGTAATCGGCCTGCAAACGTATTCGTATTCGAAGCCTGAGATGCTGAAAGGAAGGTAACGCAACGTGTGGCCGAAGCTATCGAGACTCAATACCTTGCGCAATCAAATGTTATTCGGATTTCTTGCCGTCATGATGGTCATTCTAACCTTCGTCGGCGGCATCACCTTCAATTCGGTGTCGACGCTGCTCAAGAACAATGCCGAGAAGCATATTCAGCAGACCGCGGTTCAGACCAACGGACGACTGGAGGGCATTCTCGATCAAATCAATTCATTAACGACGCTGGTGTCGACGAACGGGTACGTGCAGCAGCTGTTGTTGAAAGAAGTGCACGGACAGCCCTCCACGTTCGCGGAACGGCAGGCGCTCCCGCCGATCATCAATCTCGTTCAAATGTACACGGACGGCATTAATTCGATCGAGCTGTATAACAAAGACCGCGCCAGGCTGTATCCGCTGGATGAAGGGAATCTCGGCGACAAGGTCAGCGAGGATTGGATTCGGCAGGCGAACGAGGAGGAAGGCAGCATCGTCTGGTTCGGCATCGATCCGTCCAACCCCGTTTCGCTGCTCGCCATACGCCGAATTAGCCTCGTGGACCGTTATTTCTCCACGGGGGGCTATCTGCTCATTCGCGCGGACCGCAGT
It encodes:
- a CDS encoding MarR family winged helix-turn-helix transcriptional regulator; translation: MKLDDHVGFMVTKTLRQLNVLFNQEFNAYGITSEQWSLLKRLDAQEGISMKDLAQAAEKDQGNVTRILDLLEKRAYVRRSANPNDKRSTLVYLTPAGKELTERLIPLDIRVHEAAVEGLTEEELAVFARVLDTIAHNASRNAIS
- a CDS encoding MFS transporter, whose translation is MNDKVVMPIWMFGVFIVIMNTTMFNVSIPSIIKDFDITADLGSWIISSYSIGYALSTMIYSRLSDSIPMRKLLLIGLTILGLSSVFGIFAQSFNQLLTVRILQSAGAGTMAGLGLVMASRYIPYERRGRAIAMISTGSAMAFGFGPIIGGVISEYFGFNGLFAVTCLILLVLPVLMRLLPKEEPKPMKFDVLGALLTTVNVVTLLVAIMQRSLFWFIGSLLSFYVHVWHLRKAKNITFINPELFAKKDYRKLTAIGFCVLVLNLGNLFLMPLALANLSGESAIVIGLTIAPGALLSAVLTRFVGKWIDRYGNIRFLLIGHCILAVVLAVFSFAIEVSPLVILCGYLCFSPSFSATLSSLNNETSRILPKQLIGSGMGLMQLIQFFGGSVSVAVFGLVLAVQKKVPLGLAYENVYRILLAVCLLSLAIGVWYQRTSGKAEQLSRMTA
- the kduI gene encoding 5-dehydro-4-deoxy-D-glucuronate isomerase encodes the protein MEIRYASHPNEVKAFDTTRLRDEFLIEQLFVPGKLELSYSHVDRFIIGGVIPVSEPVKLEADPATIGAATFLERREIGIINVGAPGTVTVDGEVYEMASKDCLYVGRGAKDVSFASADASQPAKYYLNSTPAHQTYPTVKAAISEASPNHLGSQTNSNERTIYRYIHTGGIQSCQLVMGMTLLKPGSMWNTMPCHTHNRRSEVYFYFDMPADGVVFHLMGEPEETRHMVVRNEQAVISPSWSIHSGVGTSSYTFIWGMAGENQIFEDMDAVKMTDLK
- a CDS encoding DeoR/GlpR family DNA-binding transcription regulator, with protein sequence MNPLRRYEKIMDLLLAEREVTVAKLTGELLVTGKTIREDLDRLEAKGMLVRIHGGAVLAQTPPLGLAGARQADTPVREAAERREIAEAAIALIAPNEVIALDGGRTTLEIARRLPELPLTVVTNDVHIIAELARKERIRLVVPGGYQRRNMLSGPEAEAFNRKLNIAKAFLSTTGVHSEYGFTIYASDSAGIKRSWLETAATAYVVADHRKFGQAALFTFAKLAQADAIITDSGMPSGTAEFFRQAGARLIIRGSGTNEL
- the kduD gene encoding 2-dehydro-3-deoxy-D-gluconate 5-dehydrogenase KduD; this translates as MSFDLTGKTALVTGTSGGIGQAIAAGLAEAGASVVAVSASNSNDTVAIVRGFGGSIEQISADLSNADGLEDVFQEALGFFGSIDILVNNAGTIRRTPAAQHARKDWYDVIDINLNSLFFLSQLAGNHMIERGGGKIINIASLLSFQGGINVPGYTASKHAVTGITKALANEWASKGIQVNAIAPGYIDTRNTAPLLADEKRSQAILERIPAGRWGNPEDLKGPAVFLASAASNYMNGHVLCVDGGWMAR
- a CDS encoding bifunctional 2-keto-4-hydroxyglutarate aldolase/2-keto-3-deoxy-6-phosphogluconate aldolase; translation: MKKLKLLQDMHEAGVVAVLRGNSPDEVVRMAEKAIEGGILVIEITMTVPFACDAIRTLAMKYQSRDASGDNYAIIGAGTVLDAETARAALLAGAEFVVSPSLDEPTVRLCNRYRAPVLPGAMTVKEITAALELGVDVVKLFPGNLYSPSIIPTLRGPLPQANIMPTGGVGLENLKDWVKAGAFAVGIGSDLTKEAVASGDFDNITRKAKAYMEAYRQAKV
- a CDS encoding carbohydrate-binding protein, translated to MSQLSIEIHNEDGSVLASAADDVQANLVYGQAYAPGDAIVVKSDEDKVHLMIQLDDAMNPGLVYFSGQEYRLPIPFGEKRISYSPKTFSGEKHVLRVRLATEEERSAYRNLAINEYDHHENQVLYPHAHANVETRGEAVFAARNAINGNVVNDSHGEWPYESWGINQREDAEITVSFGRTVVIDKVVLTLRADFPHDNYWENVTLAFSDGSQEKADLIKTHRPQALSIAPRKVESVTLKNLIKSNDPSPFPALSQIEVFGRELS
- a CDS encoding ABC transporter ATP-binding protein, translating into MSTHANRTQQGGMKPPSSPIGIGGPGGPGGPGGPGGPGRNIAPKVRPKNTYATIKRLWSYLGRQRTGMLLATLLTLLGSVVGLVGPYLMGKAVDDYIIPHDYGGLVRLCLFMLGFYVLGNIVSWVQSYVMTGVSGRTVQELRHDVFDRYQALPLPFFDSRSHGELMSRATNDIENVSNSLNQSVIQMLTSIITLIGSLIMMLRLNLALTGVSMVCIPLMWIATKKIAELSRTNFKGQQQALGALNGFIEETVSGQNTVKAFRREAAAVRQFQAINRNLNQAGIKAQIVSGMVGPVMNVVNNLSFALIAAVGGWMALHDWTTIGVIVSLLTYSKQFNRPINELANQYNMVQSAIAGAERVFEVLDTDTEFEEQRDTHILDAVKGEVVFSEVTFGYNRERPILKHVSFAAKPGDKIALVGPTGAGKTTIVNLLTRFYDIDAGSITIDGVDIRQVDKNHLRGKLGMVLQDAYVFSGSIRENIRYGRLQATDEEIEAAAKLANADSFITKLPQGYDTLLTSEGSNLSHGQRQLLTIARTILADPAILILDEATSSIDTRTEMHILDAMRTLMKGRTSFVIAHRLSTIQDADRIIFIRDGEIAEQGTHRQLLEAGGLYYELFTSQFQRVV
- a CDS encoding ABC transporter ATP-binding protein, whose product is MWLLKSYLKPYWKSALFAPLLMLLEVSMDLLQPTLMARIVNDGIGKGNLGLIQSTGLWMVIVALIGLIGGAGCTVYSTMASQNFGADLRNGLFQHVQKLSVRRLDELHAGSLITRLTNDVTQVQTFVQMMLRMIRSPLLVIGSLVMAVMISLKLTLILAVAVPALFLVLFVLIRTSFPLFTSVQSKLDRVNTVLQENLSGIRVVKSFVRADYERQRFARANQDFTGIAIKAGRIVALNMPFMMLIMNVSTVAVLWYGGAATWKGSLPVGDLIAFINYVTQLLFSMLMLGNMLSFIPRAQASAVRIQEVLDMEPEHDQPENEAPLAEAALRSGQIIFDNVSFAYDNDRKDYVLRNISFRAEPGQTVAILGATGAGKSSLVHLIPRFYDATEGRVIIDGCDVGDIPLDALRNRIGIVLQQTILFSGKIRDNISFGRPEATLEEIEAAAKAAAAHAFIRLLPDGYDTDLNQRGVNLSGGQKQRIAIARALLMQPDILILDDSTSALDLGTESRIQKALRTMMKQSTNLIIAQRISSVVDADKILVLDQGIIVAEGTHEQLLQSSAIYQDIYRSQWNEEDVSYVNAR